The following coding sequences are from one Streptomyces sp. NBC_00654 window:
- the mobF gene encoding MobF family relaxase has protein sequence MTVDIRVIRASQMYRYYLRQTVVGDGRRPARTPLRAAQEQAGVPVGRWMGRGLAALGLTPGEEVTEAQLRNLFGERGRHPDADRIEADRLAKGESPKKAFKAGALGRRVMVTGVDFAFRPQPTIYLLWALGDEETRRVIEAAHERAIVRVLEWIEDEVAVIRYGKDGIYRVRPPGGLVAARFRHYEARSGMPLLHDHLLLSVKGQRLDGKWGSIHTLALHENTVAASALYNELVAAEVCEELGLATEPRTVTPGRRPVMEIAGVPHELIRWTARRSDQIAACLAELEHEYVTAVDDDGEPKFLPVVSERTRAKLNGIAAKMTRPPKPKARPLAQLCKEWKESAIRTSNVAVDVINSLLEYARAAAVAIRSRVAAVVDIALAAVDVAATVFVMNDGGRFHRRHLLAEARRHLALVLRGRRRDPGLDDQVVAAAISTHCLDISEPKTVRGLEAGYRLYTARWSLSDLPARRRPPTPGPDLDRRPPADPGEPAAPQHLGQDAGEWEIPRIPLRYDRAVLAGAVVREELRITITAAAVRGRAYDIVRHQQAAMPEQLLAPATADPENDDQEPGTGRREAIDMTALRALRESRTDMEALGLTAERLRHLKDAFTKAADDSRTRATRYNEQDDADAVRPVRPDDQQAHRPPEPGPHRGREAGH, from the coding sequence ATGACAGTGGATATCAGGGTCATCCGGGCCAGTCAGATGTATCGCTATTACCTGCGCCAGACAGTCGTCGGCGACGGCCGCCGCCCGGCCCGCACGCCGCTGCGCGCCGCCCAGGAGCAGGCCGGTGTCCCGGTCGGGCGTTGGATGGGCCGCGGCCTGGCCGCGCTAGGGCTGACGCCGGGGGAGGAGGTGACCGAGGCGCAGCTGAGGAACTTGTTCGGCGAGCGGGGCCGCCATCCCGACGCGGACCGGATCGAGGCCGACCGGCTCGCCAAGGGCGAATCCCCGAAGAAGGCGTTCAAGGCCGGCGCCCTGGGACGCCGGGTGATGGTCACCGGTGTCGACTTCGCCTTTCGGCCGCAGCCGACGATCTACCTGTTGTGGGCGCTGGGGGATGAGGAGACCCGGCGGGTGATCGAGGCCGCGCACGAGCGCGCGATCGTACGGGTGCTGGAGTGGATCGAGGACGAGGTCGCGGTGATCCGGTACGGCAAGGACGGCATCTACCGGGTGCGGCCGCCCGGCGGTCTGGTCGCCGCCCGCTTCCGCCACTACGAGGCGAGATCGGGTATGCCGTTGCTCCATGACCATCTGCTGCTGTCCGTGAAGGGGCAGCGCCTGGACGGGAAGTGGGGTTCGATCCACACTCTGGCCCTGCACGAGAACACCGTCGCCGCCTCCGCGCTCTACAACGAGCTCGTGGCCGCAGAGGTCTGCGAAGAGCTGGGACTGGCCACCGAGCCGCGCACCGTCACCCCGGGGCGCCGGCCGGTCATGGAGATTGCCGGGGTGCCGCACGAGCTGATCCGCTGGACCGCCCGGCGCAGCGACCAGATCGCCGCATGCCTGGCAGAGCTGGAGCACGAGTACGTCACCGCCGTCGACGACGACGGCGAGCCGAAGTTCCTGCCCGTGGTCTCCGAGCGGACCCGCGCCAAGCTGAACGGGATCGCCGCGAAGATGACGCGCCCGCCGAAACCGAAGGCCCGGCCCCTCGCGCAGCTGTGCAAGGAGTGGAAGGAAAGCGCGATCCGCACCTCCAACGTGGCCGTCGACGTCATCAACTCCCTTCTCGAGTACGCCCGTGCCGCGGCTGTGGCGATCCGGTCCCGGGTCGCCGCCGTGGTCGACATAGCGCTGGCGGCCGTCGACGTCGCCGCGACGGTGTTCGTGATGAACGACGGCGGCCGCTTCCACCGCCGCCACCTGCTCGCCGAAGCCCGACGCCACCTCGCCCTCGTCCTGCGCGGCCGCCGCCGCGACCCCGGCCTCGACGACCAGGTCGTGGCCGCCGCCATCTCCACCCACTGCCTGGACATCAGCGAGCCGAAGACCGTACGGGGCCTGGAGGCCGGCTACCGCCTCTACACCGCCCGGTGGTCCCTGTCCGACCTCCCCGCCCGCCGCCGCCCACCCACTCCCGGGCCCGACCTGGACCGGCGACCCCCGGCCGATCCCGGCGAGCCGGCCGCACCCCAGCACTTGGGGCAGGACGCGGGGGAGTGGGAGATCCCCCGCATCCCGTTGCGCTACGACCGGGCCGTCCTTGCTGGTGCGGTGGTGCGGGAGGAGCTGCGCATCACCATCACCGCCGCCGCTGTGCGGGGCCGGGCGTACGACATCGTCCGGCACCAGCAGGCGGCGATGCCCGAGCAGCTGCTCGCGCCCGCGACTGCCGATCCCGAGAACGACGACCAGGAGCCGGGCACCGGACGCCGGGAGGCGATCGACATGACGGCGCTGCGGGCCCTACGGGAGTCCCGCACTGACATGGAAGCTCTCGGCCTCACTGCCGAACGGCTGCGCCACCTCAAGGATGCGTTCACCAAGGCGGCCGACGACTCCCGCACCCGCGCGACCCGCTACAACGAACAGGACGACGCCGACGCGGTGCGCCCGGTGCGCCCGGACGACCAGCAGGCGCACCGCCCGCCGGAGCCCGGACCGCACCGCGGCCGGGAGGCCGGCCACTGA
- a CDS encoding ParA family protein has protein sequence MPASVYVVSIDPQASTVWWANRITDLPFDFSQEHDTPENLAILKNTGAKVHVIANQKGGVGKTTTTLNLGAVVADVLRASKSGLQHVFIDTPGSLQDENLLLEALKYAHDVIVPMPPEGLAFDPTARTIQNVIVPSGLPFKVVINNWDPRDGVADLEDTKAYIDAEEWPRTETVIRRYKVHTRASVEGRVVTQYPKNRVAMEAREDFFRLALELGYGGGA, from the coding sequence ATGCCAGCAAGCGTCTACGTCGTATCCATTGACCCCCAGGCATCCACTGTCTGGTGGGCGAACAGGATCACGGATCTGCCGTTCGACTTCTCCCAGGAGCACGACACTCCGGAGAACTTGGCGATCCTCAAGAACACGGGAGCGAAGGTCCATGTCATCGCCAACCAGAAGGGTGGCGTCGGTAAGACCACGACCACTCTGAACCTCGGAGCTGTCGTCGCTGATGTCCTCAGGGCCAGCAAGAGCGGCCTTCAGCACGTCTTCATCGACACTCCAGGCAGCCTTCAGGACGAGAACCTCCTGCTTGAGGCACTGAAGTACGCCCACGACGTAATAGTGCCCATGCCTCCTGAAGGCCTCGCCTTCGACCCCACCGCGCGGACCATCCAGAACGTAATCGTGCCCAGCGGGCTCCCTTTCAAGGTTGTGATCAACAATTGGGACCCGAGGGACGGGGTGGCCGACCTTGAAGACACCAAGGCATACATTGACGCCGAAGAGTGGCCCCGCACGGAGACAGTGATCCGTCGCTACAAGGTCCACACGCGAGCATCCGTCGAAGGCCGCGTGGTCACCCAGTACCCCAAGAATCGCGTGGCCATGGAAGCACGCGAGGACTTCTTCCGTCTGGCTCTGGAGCTCGGCTATGGCGGTGGGGCGTGA
- a CDS encoding IS4 family transposase: MEQAAITRTARVAAGVFAPGHIGELTRIVPFEMVDEVLAETRAVQRRVRLVPARVTVYLLLAAALFSGLGYQQVFDRLCAGLSGLPLLRPSGSALRQARQRLGPAPMKALFHLVSGPAATTAAAGRWRGLRIVAVDGTLLPVPDCPSNLTVFTRQRLGNGTSGYPQLRLTALVACGTRSVIGAVFGPATTGELEYARRLTVDLRAGMLLLGDRNFSAAALLNQLAATGADLLVRCKANRKLPTVARCRDGSVLTRIGALTVRVIDAEITIRTAQGTRTGHYRLLTTLTDPATHPAGELVRLYHERWEIETAYAELKSTILGGRVLRARTPDGIEQEVWALLTAYQALRTAMTDATDSIPGTDPDRAGFTTALVAARDQLVLAAGVITGTDIDLVGTIGRHILAHLLPTRRVRTKDRIVKRAISKYNARGPAIDRTTYKATISITMPTSRP; the protein is encoded by the coding sequence TTGGAACAGGCTGCCATAACCAGGACGGCGCGGGTAGCGGCCGGGGTGTTCGCGCCGGGGCATATCGGTGAGCTGACCCGGATCGTCCCGTTCGAGATGGTCGACGAGGTGCTGGCGGAGACCCGTGCGGTGCAGCGCAGGGTCCGGCTGGTGCCGGCGCGGGTCACGGTGTACCTCCTACTGGCCGCGGCCCTCTTCAGCGGGCTGGGCTACCAGCAGGTCTTCGACCGATTGTGTGCCGGGCTTTCGGGCCTGCCGCTGCTCCGGCCCAGCGGCAGCGCTCTTCGCCAGGCCCGCCAGCGGCTGGGGCCGGCACCGATGAAAGCGCTGTTCCATCTGGTGAGCGGCCCTGCGGCCACGACCGCTGCCGCCGGGCGCTGGCGGGGCCTGAGAATCGTCGCGGTCGACGGCACCCTGCTGCCGGTCCCGGACTGCCCGTCCAACCTCACGGTTTTCACCCGGCAGCGGCTCGGCAACGGGACCTCGGGCTACCCGCAACTGCGCCTGACCGCGCTGGTGGCCTGCGGAACCAGGTCGGTGATCGGGGCCGTGTTCGGTCCGGCCACGACCGGTGAGCTGGAGTACGCCCGCCGCCTGACGGTGGACCTTCGGGCCGGGATGCTGCTGCTGGGCGACCGGAACTTCTCCGCCGCCGCGCTGCTGAACCAGCTCGCCGCCACCGGCGCCGATCTACTGGTCCGCTGCAAGGCCAACCGGAAACTGCCAACAGTGGCCCGCTGCCGCGACGGCTCAGTACTGACCCGCATCGGAGCGCTGACCGTGCGGGTCATCGACGCCGAGATCACCATCCGCACCGCCCAGGGCACCCGCACCGGCCACTACCGGCTGCTGACCACCCTCACCGACCCTGCCACCCACCCGGCCGGTGAACTCGTCCGGCTCTACCACGAGCGCTGGGAGATCGAGACCGCCTACGCGGAACTGAAGTCCACGATCCTGGGCGGACGCGTCCTGCGGGCCCGCACCCCGGACGGCATCGAGCAGGAAGTCTGGGCCCTGCTGACCGCCTACCAGGCACTACGCACTGCGATGACCGACGCCACCGACAGCATCCCGGGCACCGACCCGGACCGGGCCGGCTTCACGACCGCGCTCGTCGCCGCCCGAGACCAGCTCGTCCTGGCCGCCGGCGTCATCACCGGCACCGACATCGACCTCGTCGGCACGATCGGCCGCCACATTCTGGCCCACCTCTTGCCCACCCGGCGGGTCCGCACCAAAGACCGCATCGTCAAACGCGCGATCTCCAAATACAACGCACGCGGACCCGCCATCGACCGCACCACCTACAAAGCCACCATCAGCATCACCATGCCCACGAGCCGCCCTTGA
- a CDS encoding ParB N-terminal domain-containing protein translates to MEKLVPTRFNPRRNFGTDKELKEFGLKLKKRQLQPAVVVSRAGYLKLWPVEEEHVGAAPYVIANGERRYRGSRLAGLSTLNVVHNEDVAKTRADFLDAVLSENNDREDLDPIERAIGIEIMVAELGGADRVADHYAKTKGWVSQQRKLLKLTPELQILVSSGEMPVRVARDIAGLPAAEQAQAWSDEENRRLAAQSMPRAPRGRRASQPVSSKPVPSTPVTAPELVEPKKRFTAVNQHPDADTEESHDRTPRLAAGQDRSVPEPRSTFSDDGPSGPLLPTLEPAALAELVIDQLAPADRKKLTTLLITYNSSQIARSPENQAPKAESGSTARETTV, encoded by the coding sequence TTGGAGAAGCTCGTACCGACGCGCTTCAACCCGCGTCGGAACTTCGGCACGGACAAGGAGCTCAAGGAGTTCGGGCTGAAGCTGAAGAAGCGCCAGCTCCAGCCCGCCGTGGTCGTTTCCCGCGCCGGGTACCTCAAGCTCTGGCCAGTGGAGGAAGAGCACGTCGGTGCCGCACCGTATGTGATCGCCAATGGCGAGCGTCGATACCGCGGTTCGCGCCTGGCCGGGCTGTCGACGCTCAACGTCGTACACAACGAAGACGTAGCCAAGACCCGGGCCGACTTCCTGGACGCAGTCCTCTCGGAGAACAACGACCGCGAGGATCTCGACCCGATCGAGCGAGCCATCGGCATCGAGATCATGGTGGCAGAGCTCGGGGGAGCCGACAGGGTCGCCGATCACTACGCCAAGACGAAGGGCTGGGTCAGCCAGCAGCGCAAGCTGCTCAAGCTGACGCCAGAGCTACAGATTCTGGTGAGCAGTGGCGAGATGCCTGTACGCGTCGCAAGAGACATCGCCGGGCTGCCGGCTGCGGAACAGGCACAAGCATGGTCCGACGAAGAGAATCGCCGCTTGGCAGCGCAGAGCATGCCCCGTGCACCAAGAGGGCGTCGGGCATCTCAACCGGTCAGCTCGAAGCCTGTTCCATCGACTCCAGTCACAGCGCCAGAGCTCGTTGAGCCCAAGAAGCGGTTTACCGCGGTAAACCAACACCCTGATGCTGACACTGAGGAATCGCACGATCGCACCCCAAGGCTCGCCGCTGGGCAAGATCGGTCTGTGCCTGAGCCTCGGTCGACGTTCTCGGATGATGGCCCGAGCGGGCCGCTCCTGCCGACGCTGGAGCCTGCCGCGCTGGCTGAGTTGGTCATTGATCAGCTGGCTCCGGCTGACCGGAAGAAGCTGACGACTCTACTGATCACATACAACAGCTCCCAGATCGCCAGGAGTCCGGAGAACCAAGCCCCGAAGGCCGAGAGCGGCTCCACTGCGCGAGAAACGACGGTCTGA